Within Aerosakkonema funiforme FACHB-1375, the genomic segment TTAAATACCTGAGCGATGGGATAGAAGGTACTTCACGTCTTGATTTTTTGCGGACGCACTCGTCAACAAATTAAATATAAGAATTTGTGGATGGGGTGCGCTCTTGCAACCCAACGATATAGAAGTTAGCGGCGTCCACAACCTCCTACCCCTCAAATCCCTACCCTTACTCAACAGTCGTTTGAGTCATCCCATCCACGCTTCGGGAAGTAAGAATCTTGCCTAAAAACGGTGTTTTTTACGCTGAGTTTGTTTATCCAAACTCTTAAAGAATCTCAGTGTATGACGACCTGAGAGTGTCAAATCAGGGCGGTTCTTCACCTAGAGCTTGGTAAAACGCACGTTCGGCTGCCGCTGCTAGAGCGCGTTTGGCATAACGCTTGAAGTTGGCTTCTGATTTGTGGCGAGTCAGAGTGCGAGCGTGCAAGCTATCCATTCCTTTGAGCAGTAGCTTGGTAGCATAGGTATGTCTTAAGCGATGGGGCGTCAGATTCCGAATACCTGCTTTTTCCCCCAATTCTTTAATCGTGTAATAAATCCCTTGATAGCCCAACCGCACGCCCGGTTTAATCGGGCTATGGGACAAAAACAGCGGTTTGCTTTTATGACAGCGTTCCCCTTTTTGTCGCCGCCACTCCAAATAAGCATCTAATTGGCAGCGAGCAGCCTTTGACAGGGGAACAGTGCCACTGCTATCATCCTTCCCTTTTCTTATTGTCAACCGCACGCCGTCATAATCCCCCACGTTCAAAGCTGCTACCTCTCCCGCTCTGAGTCCGTGTGCTAACACCGCCAGTAACCCCGTATCTCGCTGAAAAGTGCTAGACGGCATCTGTACAGCTTGCCATAAAGCCTCCACTTCCAACTCGCTCAAATCCATTGCTGGCGGTAAAGGTATTTTTTTGAGGGCTACCGCTTGGGTGGGGTTGTGGGAAA encodes:
- a CDS encoding tyrosine-type recombinase/integrase, yielding MLPYFTRTSGPIGTISGKIKHSKRSLVGDPIMSPQADSIALTTQPISDSRPIDLRWPRVEEFLKARSLSPNSQKAYRRELQRFLLWTNNPWSEITTRQIVQYKNHLEASLTDNSVNRALSALKSFFGWLWKAYPDSISHNPTQAVALKKIPLPPAMDLSELEVEALWQAVQMPSSTFQRDTGLLAVLAHGLRAGEVAALNVGDYDGVRLTIRKGKDDSSGTVPLSKAARCQLDAYLEWRRQKGERCHKSKPLFLSHSPIKPGVRLGYQGIYYTIKELGEKAGIRNLTPHRLRHTYATKLLLKGMDSLHARTLTRHKSEANFKRYAKRALAAAAERAFYQALGEEPP